A stretch of Spirosoma oryzicola DNA encodes these proteins:
- a CDS encoding sugar porter family MFS transporter has translation MSQKQRIFFWSITAALGGFLFGFDTAVISGVEQSLQSLWGLNVWEHGLTVSIALVGTVLGSMLGGIPTQRFGRKKTLLGIAILYLLASVGTALAPNWTIFLIFRFLGGLGVGASSVAAPMYITEISPAKSRGRLVALFQFNVVLGILIAYLSNYLLGDMGSEPWRWMLGVQAFPSLIFLIAVLNIPESPRWLLLVEGRVAEARDVLYMIDPATAEETLQALQQHADQPQNARLFTAKYRTPITLAVLFAVFNQVSGINAIIYYAPRIFEMTGLGKSSALLSSAGIGLVNLIFTLISLNLIDRYGRRTLMKIGSVGLIITLGLVARAFYTQDFGMTVPLLLFVYIAFFGFSQGAVIWVFISEIFPNEVRASGQALGSFTHWLMAAIITFTFPYLAEQIGGGTTFLFFAFMMVLQLVFVLRLMPETKGTSLEQIERTVFAH, from the coding sequence ATGAGTCAGAAACAACGCATTTTCTTTTGGTCCATTACGGCTGCTTTGGGCGGCTTTCTTTTCGGCTTCGACACGGCCGTCATCTCCGGTGTCGAGCAATCGTTGCAATCGTTGTGGGGGCTGAATGTGTGGGAACACGGTTTGACGGTTTCGATTGCGCTCGTTGGCACGGTGCTGGGTTCGATGTTGGGCGGTATCCCGACGCAGCGCTTCGGGCGGAAGAAAACTTTATTGGGTATTGCAATCCTGTATCTGCTGGCTTCGGTCGGTACGGCACTAGCCCCTAACTGGACCATTTTCCTGATCTTCCGGTTTCTGGGTGGGCTGGGCGTCGGCGCTTCGTCGGTGGCCGCTCCGATGTATATTACTGAAATTTCGCCCGCTAAATCGCGTGGTCGGCTGGTAGCCCTTTTCCAGTTCAACGTCGTACTGGGTATCCTGATCGCTTACCTGTCCAACTATTTGCTGGGCGATATGGGTAGCGAGCCGTGGCGTTGGATGCTGGGCGTACAGGCGTTTCCGTCGCTCATTTTCCTGATTGCCGTTCTGAATATTCCCGAAAGTCCCCGCTGGCTGCTGCTGGTCGAGGGGCGGGTGGCCGAAGCGCGCGATGTACTTTATATGATTGATCCGGCAACCGCCGAAGAAACGCTACAGGCACTGCAACAACACGCCGACCAGCCTCAGAATGCCCGGCTGTTTACGGCCAAATACCGTACCCCAATCACGCTGGCCGTTTTGTTTGCGGTGTTCAATCAGGTATCGGGCATCAACGCCATCATCTATTACGCCCCCCGTATTTTCGAAATGACCGGTCTGGGCAAAAGTTCGGCCCTGTTGTCATCGGCGGGTATCGGGCTGGTCAACCTTATTTTTACCTTGATTTCGCTCAATCTGATTGATCGCTACGGTCGTCGGACGCTGATGAAAATCGGTTCCGTAGGGCTTATCATCACGCTGGGACTCGTGGCGCGGGCCTTCTACACCCAGGACTTCGGCATGACAGTACCGCTGCTGCTCTTCGTTTACATCGCCTTCTTTGGTTTCTCGCAGGGAGCGGTCATCTGGGTATTTATCTCCGAAATTTTCCCGAATGAAGTCCGCGCCAGTGGGCAGGCGCTAGGCAGTTTTACACACTGGCTGATGGCCGCGATCATCACCTTCACCTTCCCGTACCTGGCTGAGCAGATCGGCGGGGGGACTACCTTCCTGTTCTTCGCGTTCATGATGGTGCTGCAACTCGTATTCGTGCTGCGGCTCATGCCCGAAACCAAAGGAACCAGTCTGGAGCAAATCGAAAGAACGGTCTTCGCCCATTAA
- a CDS encoding substrate-binding domain-containing protein produces the protein MNQSNFWLLAFRQVTWAVLVSAVLFFLQLNWGCQSSDKRFRIGFSQRTLTDTWRKSMLASMNQELSFHPDVEFIVKDAQGQSNTQIRQIQELLDQRVDLLIVSPNAAQPITPVVERAYQLGIPVIVLDRRTASDQYTAYVGADNVEVGRTAGQYANALLKGSGNVIEIGESPGSSADIDRHRGFSQILKAHPGLRLIKKLEGDWDRRSFADELTQLIQKTPNVQLIFAQNDRTALKAHQVCQQLGIGQRIKIIGVDGLPGKNEGIDLVDRGILDATVLYPTGGKEAIRTALAILEKQPFRRENRLLTTLVDSTNVRIMKLQNEKVIEQQTDIDRQNRNLENLTKTYTSQQNTLYITFACLIVVLLLGGWALYLFRSKQAAYLTLEKQNEEIRNQKNQIEAMSQQARQATEEKLRFYSYISHEFNTPLSLILIPTEDLLAKKNVGGHELRNNLSLVQKNAYRLLRLVDQMLDLRKTDAGKQRLQASEQDLIAFVRDIIGDFQRKAERQRIDLQLLTSYPKLPVWIDTEKLDKVLFNLLSNAFKYTPKGGLIHVCIDVVAGQARIQVIDNGEGMTPDEKHHAFDLFYSGSQPFNLAKGIGLAMSQEFIQLHRGDIDVVSEKGRGTTFTILLPIGSEHLDETERTGLVSRYRPFIEAEVATEEPPMPLSAGRSAGTLLIIEDNDDLRTFLVNRLGAEFDVIAETTAEAGWERILETIPDLILSDIMLPGMDGMQLTQRIKTDWRTSHIPVVLLTAKNQMEQQIEGTRAGADLYLTKPFNSTYLLETLRTTLANRRKQQQRFATDSLPSGENKQDRKFLNDLTALIEKNIGDSTFGVEKLSREMGVSRVQLYRKVQALLDKNVMDYLTEIRLKKAKQLLRDSAKTMSEIAEQTGFSSPTYFTTFFKQHTGKTPSEYRRSQVNA, from the coding sequence ATGAATCAATCGAACTTTTGGCTTCTGGCTTTCCGGCAAGTAACATGGGCTGTGCTAGTCAGTGCGGTTCTTTTTTTTCTCCAGCTAAATTGGGGCTGTCAGTCTTCGGACAAACGGTTTCGAATTGGGTTTTCCCAACGCACGCTTACCGATACCTGGCGCAAATCCATGCTGGCGAGCATGAACCAGGAGCTTTCGTTTCATCCGGATGTTGAGTTCATTGTCAAAGATGCTCAGGGACAAAGTAATACGCAGATCCGGCAGATTCAGGAATTGCTTGACCAGCGGGTAGACCTGCTCATTGTATCGCCTAATGCCGCCCAGCCCATTACTCCCGTTGTCGAGCGAGCTTACCAACTGGGTATTCCCGTCATTGTGCTGGACCGACGCACGGCTTCGGATCAGTATACGGCCTATGTAGGAGCTGATAACGTGGAAGTAGGCCGAACAGCCGGTCAGTACGCCAATGCCCTGCTGAAAGGAAGCGGTAACGTCATCGAGATTGGCGAGTCGCCGGGATCGTCGGCGGATATCGACCGGCACCGGGGTTTTTCCCAGATTCTGAAAGCGCATCCGGGCCTGCGATTAATCAAGAAACTGGAAGGGGATTGGGATCGGCGCTCGTTTGCGGACGAACTGACGCAGTTGATTCAGAAGACGCCCAACGTACAGCTTATTTTCGCCCAAAATGACCGTACGGCGCTCAAAGCGCACCAGGTTTGTCAGCAACTGGGGATCGGCCAGCGGATCAAGATTATCGGCGTTGATGGCTTACCCGGAAAAAATGAAGGTATCGATCTGGTGGATCGGGGCATTCTGGACGCTACCGTGCTGTATCCGACCGGCGGTAAGGAAGCTATTCGCACCGCCCTCGCGATTCTGGAAAAGCAACCTTTTCGGCGCGAAAACCGCCTACTGACCACGCTGGTTGATTCAACGAATGTTCGCATCATGAAACTTCAGAACGAGAAGGTGATCGAACAGCAGACCGATATTGACCGGCAGAACCGGAACCTTGAAAACCTGACCAAAACGTACACCTCGCAGCAGAACACCCTGTACATTACGTTTGCCTGCCTGATCGTGGTTCTGTTGCTTGGGGGCTGGGCCCTGTATCTGTTCCGCTCCAAACAGGCGGCTTACCTGACCCTGGAAAAGCAGAACGAAGAGATTCGGAACCAGAAAAATCAGATCGAAGCGATGTCGCAGCAGGCCCGGCAGGCTACGGAAGAAAAGCTGCGTTTCTACTCCTACATTTCTCACGAATTTAACACGCCCCTCAGCCTGATCCTGATCCCGACGGAAGATCTACTGGCGAAGAAAAACGTAGGGGGGCACGAACTGCGTAACAATTTGTCGTTGGTACAGAAAAATGCCTACCGGCTGCTGAGACTGGTGGATCAGATGCTGGACCTACGCAAAACGGATGCGGGTAAGCAGCGATTGCAGGCATCTGAACAGGATTTGATTGCTTTCGTGCGGGATATCATCGGCGATTTTCAGCGGAAGGCCGAGCGGCAGCGCATTGATTTGCAACTGCTGACGAGCTACCCAAAACTGCCTGTCTGGATCGATACTGAAAAACTTGATAAGGTGCTGTTCAACCTGCTGTCCAACGCCTTCAAGTACACACCAAAGGGTGGGCTAATTCACGTCTGCATCGACGTGGTCGCCGGGCAAGCGCGCATTCAGGTGATTGACAACGGGGAGGGGATGACCCCGGACGAAAAGCACCATGCGTTTGACTTGTTCTACAGCGGTAGCCAGCCGTTTAACTTGGCGAAAGGCATCGGCCTGGCCATGTCGCAGGAGTTTATTCAACTGCACAGGGGTGATATTGACGTTGTTTCGGAAAAAGGCCGGGGTACGACGTTTACCATCCTGCTGCCCATAGGTAGCGAACACCTGGATGAGACCGAGCGTACAGGCCTTGTGAGTCGGTATCGCCCGTTTATCGAAGCGGAGGTAGCCACCGAAGAACCGCCAATGCCGCTGTCGGCTGGCCGCTCTGCCGGAACGCTGCTAATTATCGAGGATAACGACGATCTACGCACGTTTCTGGTGAATCGGCTGGGCGCCGAATTTGATGTCATTGCCGAAACCACTGCCGAAGCGGGCTGGGAGCGTATTCTGGAAACGATTCCCGACCTTATTCTGAGCGATATCATGCTGCCCGGCATGGACGGGATGCAACTGACGCAGCGTATTAAAACCGACTGGCGAACGTCCCATATTCCGGTGGTGCTGCTGACGGCCAAGAACCAGATGGAACAGCAGATCGAAGGTACCCGCGCCGGGGCCGACCTTTACCTGACCAAACCGTTTAATTCGACCTACCTGCTGGAAACGCTCCGCACTACGCTGGCGAACCGCCGGAAACAGCAGCAACGTTTCGCGACCGATTCGCTGCCGTCGGGGGAGAATAAGCAGGACCGTAAATTCCTGAATGATCTGACGGCCCTGATCGAAAAAAATATCGGTGATTCGACGTTCGGTGTCGAGAAACTAAGTCGCGAGATGGGCGTTTCGCGCGTGCAGCTGTACCGCAAAGTGCAGGCGCTGCTCGACAAGAATGTAATGGATTATCTAACCGAAATCCGGCTGAAAAAAGCCAAGCAACTGTTGCGCGACAGTGCGAAAACGATGTCGGAAATTGCCGAGCAGACCGGCTTCAGCTCCCCCACGTATTTCACAACCTTCTTCAAACAGCATACGGGTAAGACCCCTTCCGAGTACCGCCGGTCGCAGGTGAACGCGTAG
- a CDS encoding VOC family protein — translation MDQSKAVIKQVWPYQQDSLNLPVSDLESALPFYEETLGFRLAERTDMPHKSATLTRDGILIGLAENGGDPAQDGCFFEVDDVAKAFTELKTNGLLIDRPQFTFQQHGDVSWKVFFVVAPDGLCYCYGERQ, via the coding sequence ATGGATCAATCAAAAGCAGTGATCAAACAAGTCTGGCCTTATCAGCAGGATAGCCTGAATTTGCCGGTAAGTGACCTTGAATCTGCCCTTCCTTTTTACGAAGAAACGCTTGGATTTCGGCTTGCAGAACGAACCGACATGCCACACAAGTCGGCTACCCTAACCAGGGATGGAATTTTAATTGGTCTGGCCGAAAACGGCGGTGACCCCGCGCAGGATGGTTGTTTCTTTGAGGTTGACGACGTAGCCAAAGCATTTACCGAGCTGAAGACCAACGGATTGCTTATTGACCGGCCTCAATTTACCTTCCAACAACACGGTGATGTCAGTTGGAAGGTTTTTTTTGTCGTAGCTCCCGACGGTCTCTGCTACTGCTATGGCGAACGCCAGTAG